A single genomic interval of Paenibacillus sp. J23TS9 harbors:
- a CDS encoding phage tail sheath family protein produces the protein MAGGTWENTNKPVLPGLYMNFKAAAASAIQGGLRGTVVVPVKANWGPVREFVEISSETAIAQVFSKDTLDGATAYPTLYLALLGGPKKLLAYRLADDTTAAASITLQNADASPAEVLQLQAKYPGSRGNGFAVTVQPSLGEPDGRELRLYEGAKLLGTYKGTDGTAASIAEQINQDSSNVWITAKVLGQGGIPADVSGAVLSGGVSGSGKLTNADYIAMQEAAEGQEFDVLALDYAADMALLQSFAAWVKRLRREGRGVMAVFGGSTSDDVSKDAVKLASARSLALNHEGIINVGTGVRLAGTDYSSAQAAAYVAGLIAGQRLNQSATYAVTPFDDVTRRWTRSEQEEAVKNGVFLLFFDGRQVKALRGINSLVSPAEGQNNAWKKIRTIRVMDAINADLQHAAEQTYIGKVNNTEEGRLALIGAVKEYLAQLWLSGVIESNGYDVILDPAYYGDSAVNKPEPDQVFLQWNVKLADVMEQLFGTFYVQ, from the coding sequence ATGGCAGGCGGAACATGGGAAAACACGAATAAACCGGTATTGCCGGGACTGTATATGAATTTCAAAGCAGCGGCAGCATCCGCAATTCAAGGTGGCTTGCGCGGTACGGTGGTTGTGCCGGTCAAAGCCAATTGGGGTCCTGTACGCGAGTTTGTGGAGATCAGCAGCGAGACGGCGATTGCACAAGTTTTTTCAAAAGATACCCTTGATGGAGCAACTGCGTATCCGACGCTCTATCTCGCCCTTCTTGGCGGACCGAAGAAGCTGTTGGCGTACCGCTTGGCGGATGACACTACTGCCGCGGCAAGCATTACACTTCAAAATGCGGATGCTTCTCCTGCAGAAGTCCTGCAGCTTCAGGCCAAATATCCGGGCAGCCGCGGCAACGGCTTTGCCGTCACGGTACAGCCATCGCTCGGAGAACCGGATGGGCGTGAGCTTCGACTATACGAAGGCGCTAAACTGCTCGGCACCTACAAGGGAACAGACGGCACGGCGGCTTCCATCGCGGAGCAAATCAATCAGGACAGCAGCAATGTGTGGATTACGGCCAAGGTGCTTGGACAAGGCGGCATTCCGGCCGATGTCAGCGGTGCTGTGCTTTCGGGTGGTGTAAGCGGCAGCGGAAAGCTGACCAATGCCGATTATATCGCCATGCAGGAAGCAGCGGAAGGTCAGGAATTTGATGTGCTGGCACTGGATTATGCCGCTGATATGGCGCTTTTGCAAAGCTTCGCGGCTTGGGTTAAACGACTTCGCCGTGAAGGAAGAGGCGTGATGGCCGTCTTCGGTGGATCGACTTCCGATGATGTATCCAAGGATGCGGTGAAGCTGGCATCAGCCCGCTCGCTGGCCTTGAATCATGAAGGCATCATCAACGTCGGAACAGGCGTGCGTCTTGCCGGAACAGATTACAGCTCTGCACAGGCAGCTGCTTATGTGGCCGGTCTGATTGCGGGTCAGCGCTTGAATCAATCGGCGACGTATGCGGTAACGCCATTTGACGATGTGACTCGCCGCTGGACCCGCTCTGAACAGGAAGAAGCGGTGAAAAACGGCGTATTCCTGCTCTTTTTCGATGGCCGTCAAGTCAAGGCGCTGCGTGGTATCAACAGCTTGGTCAGCCCTGCGGAAGGCCAGAACAATGCTTGGAAGAAAATCCGCACCATCCGTGTCATGGATGCGATCAATGCCGATCTGCAGCATGCTGCGGAACAGACGTATATTGGCAAGGTGAATAACACCGAGGAAGGTCGCCTGGCGTTGATTGGCGCAGTGAAGGAATATTTGGCTCAGCTGTGGCTCAGTGGTGTCATCGAATCAAACGGCTATGACGTGATTCTTGACCCTGCCTACTATGGTGACAGTGCAGTGAATAAGCCGGAACCGGATCAGGTTTTTCTGCAGTGGAATGTGAAGTTGGCCGACGTGATGGAGCAGCTGTTCGGAACCTTTTATGTGCAGTAA
- a CDS encoding helix-turn-helix domain-containing protein: MVENEFGMMMKQLREQQGLTINQLAEAAGISNSQISRMENGVRGIPKATTIRKLADALDASYGELMSAAGYLEEADGMSMAEQSPAWATYKDKRDFKKMLEEDGELMFDGIPLDQEDKQRIKDVLTGLFWEAKQMNKRKKNHNGTPDGK, encoded by the coding sequence ATTGTGGAGAACGAATTTGGAATGATGATGAAGCAGCTGCGGGAGCAGCAAGGTTTAACGATCAATCAATTGGCAGAAGCGGCCGGCATCAGCAATTCGCAAATATCCAGAATGGAGAACGGTGTGCGCGGCATTCCCAAAGCCACTACCATCCGCAAACTGGCCGATGCGTTGGATGCTTCTTATGGAGAGCTTATGAGTGCAGCGGGCTATCTGGAAGAGGCAGACGGCATGAGCATGGCTGAACAATCACCTGCATGGGCCACCTACAAGGACAAGCGGGATTTCAAAAAAATGCTGGAAGAAGACGGCGAGCTGATGTTTGACGGGATTCCACTCGATCAGGAGGATAAGCAGCGGATCAAGGATGTACTGACCGGATTGTTTTGGGAGGCCAAGCAGATGAATAAGAGGAAGAAAAACCATAACGGAACTCCGGATGGAAAATAG
- a CDS encoding baseplate J/gp47 family protein encodes MADLPQYLQEQTEEEILNRMLDKVPSDIDKSEGSFIWDAQAPVAFMLSEAAIWAQELLRRGFASTAASDTDYFRSAELDLRTAEHGITRREAVASSGRVVFTGKPGTKVPLGTFVATPADDVSGELAVEFVTTKAVVLDENGAASTAIRAVTPGKNSNVPAGVIQLMFSSVSGITSVTNPEPTRSGADTETDQSLLERFYAKVRSQGTSGNKAQYMQWANEIAGVGGVEVVSLWKGPGTVALYLLDTDKRAASAEIVEAVQQHIDPTRDGQGEGLAPAGPVVTAMPAEEVAIDITVKVQRTQEKPSTLEEIQKLIGDGIQAYLQQIAFNRKDPLVRYTRIAAVLLDIPIIVDYSDLTINGNTAQQNIEIGSGEVAVLGTVSVSE; translated from the coding sequence ATGGCAGACTTGCCGCAATATTTGCAGGAACAAACGGAAGAAGAAATATTAAACCGTATGCTGGATAAGGTGCCTTCGGATATCGATAAATCTGAAGGCTCTTTTATTTGGGATGCACAGGCTCCGGTCGCGTTTATGCTGTCTGAGGCGGCGATTTGGGCGCAGGAGCTGCTGAGACGTGGGTTTGCCAGCACGGCGGCCAGCGATACCGACTATTTCCGCTCGGCTGAACTGGATTTGCGGACAGCGGAGCATGGCATAACAAGGCGTGAAGCGGTAGCTTCATCAGGGCGTGTAGTATTTACAGGAAAACCAGGAACGAAGGTGCCTTTAGGAACTTTTGTTGCTACCCCGGCGGATGACGTATCTGGTGAGCTCGCGGTGGAATTCGTCACAACGAAAGCGGTTGTTTTGGACGAGAACGGTGCAGCATCGACAGCCATACGGGCAGTTACGCCCGGGAAAAACAGCAACGTACCCGCAGGCGTGATACAGTTGATGTTTTCGTCAGTAAGCGGTATTACATCTGTTACAAATCCCGAACCGACAAGAAGCGGGGCGGATACTGAGACGGACCAGTCGCTGTTGGAGCGTTTCTACGCGAAGGTTCGCAGCCAAGGGACAAGCGGAAACAAGGCACAGTATATGCAGTGGGCGAATGAAATCGCCGGTGTTGGCGGCGTTGAAGTAGTCTCTTTATGGAAGGGGCCCGGCACGGTTGCACTGTACCTTTTGGATACAGACAAGCGTGCGGCAAGCGCAGAAATTGTGGAAGCCGTGCAGCAGCATATCGATCCGACCCGGGACGGGCAGGGCGAAGGGCTGGCCCCGGCAGGCCCCGTGGTGACCGCGATGCCTGCGGAGGAGGTTGCGATCGATATCACCGTCAAAGTCCAGCGTACACAGGAGAAGCCGTCAACGCTGGAAGAAATCCAGAAACTCATCGGAGACGGGATTCAAGCCTATTTGCAGCAAATTGCCTTTAACCGGAAAGATCCCTTGGTGCGCTATACGCGGATTGCCGCCGTACTCCTCGACATTCCGATCATCGTGGATTATTCAGATCTGACCATTAACGGGAACACAGCTCAGCAGAATATTGAAATCGGGTCTGGCGAGGTGGCGGTACTGGGGACGGTGAGCGTAAGTGAATAA
- a CDS encoding YmfQ family protein, translated as MNKSEWSSLRGRELFSYLPAYYENSRVMQSDMDAKGREMDLLYQALEAAAAQFYVRTATWGLSRWEVELGIPTDSAKPLEQRRAVVESKLRGAGQFSGALVKNVAEAYDGGKVEVSFQPEGWGFTVKFIDTVGIPPNLEDLKAALEEIKPAHLAVKYAFNYLLIRDLHGVVTLDQLQQIPLNKFAGGA; from the coding sequence GTGAATAAAAGTGAATGGAGCAGCTTGCGGGGACGCGAGCTGTTTTCTTATCTGCCAGCGTACTACGAGAACTCACGAGTGATGCAATCGGACATGGATGCCAAGGGCAGGGAGATGGATCTGCTGTATCAGGCACTGGAAGCGGCAGCCGCACAATTTTACGTACGCACAGCAACCTGGGGTCTGAGTCGTTGGGAGGTTGAGCTTGGTATTCCCACCGACTCGGCTAAGCCTTTAGAGCAAAGGCGTGCTGTGGTGGAATCCAAGCTGCGCGGTGCGGGCCAGTTCTCCGGGGCTCTCGTCAAAAACGTGGCCGAAGCCTATGACGGTGGAAAGGTGGAGGTATCTTTTCAGCCTGAGGGATGGGGCTTTACAGTCAAGTTTATCGATACCGTCGGCATTCCGCCGAATCTCGAGGATTTGAAAGCGGCTTTGGAAGAAATCAAACCAGCCCACTTGGCGGTGAAGTATGCCTTTAACTATCTGTTGATCCGCGACCTTCATGGGGTGGTCACGCTGGATCAACTGCAACAAATACCATTAAACAAATTTGCAGGAGGTGCTTGA
- a CDS encoding 5'-nucleotidase C-terminal domain-containing protein: MVKSKWFTSILLSTGLLVGSIGTAAAAEGTSGGTAPAAPSGKHITILHTNDMHARAVASSPEMGFAKVTGIFNQYRSQNPDTLTLDAGDALHGTPFATLVRGESIVKVMNEMGYDAMVPGNHEFNYGWNRLVELSQMLKFPMLSSNVKKSDGSDLFKPYTIKEVDGVKIGIIGFSTPETAYKTSPKNVEGLKFADPAVEAKKMVDELKGKADVIVAVGHLGEDKSSIDTSLKLVKEVPGIDVFIDGHSHTVLEHGLNADNNTLIASAGEYTKYVGVVDLWVDGGKVVKKEAKLVDEKQAADIKPDEKVASLVASIQKEQEPILKEKVGETPVKLEGSREKARTSETNLGDLLADAMRDVSKSDVALTNGGGIRASIEAGTITKGDIVTVLPFGNQIVQLKVTGEDIVAALENGVSDYPDSKGGFPQVSGVSFKIDKSKPKGSRVHSVMVGDKAIDLKATYTLATNDFMSIGGDEYTMFSKYPQAGMYGALDEALISYIQKGGNVPAEPQGRITEGVAPAAPAPQPEPTKPVTPAPAPEPEKPTAPVVKPQPEPAKPAPVPAASIYVVKKGDSLYSISLKYGTTWRVLQNLNHIKNASLIYPGQTIKLPA; this comes from the coding sequence ATGGTCAAAAGTAAATGGTTCACTTCTATTCTGCTGAGCACCGGGCTATTGGTCGGTTCGATCGGAACAGCCGCGGCGGCGGAAGGAACCTCAGGTGGAACGGCTCCAGCTGCTCCAAGCGGCAAGCATATTACCATCCTGCACACGAATGACATGCATGCGCGCGCAGTCGCTTCTTCACCAGAAATGGGTTTTGCGAAGGTTACGGGGATATTCAATCAATACCGCAGTCAAAATCCGGATACGCTCACGCTGGATGCGGGTGATGCCCTTCACGGTACGCCATTTGCCACGCTGGTCCGCGGTGAGAGCATCGTTAAGGTCATGAATGAAATGGGCTATGATGCCATGGTTCCTGGCAACCATGAATTCAACTATGGCTGGAACCGCCTGGTCGAGCTGTCCCAGATGCTGAAGTTCCCTATGCTAAGCTCCAATGTAAAAAAATCGGATGGATCTGATCTTTTTAAACCTTATACCATTAAAGAAGTGGACGGCGTGAAAATCGGTATTATTGGCTTCAGCACACCGGAAACCGCTTATAAAACCAGTCCGAAAAACGTGGAAGGCCTCAAGTTCGCCGATCCTGCGGTCGAAGCCAAGAAAATGGTGGATGAGCTGAAAGGGAAAGCGGACGTCATCGTTGCTGTCGGTCATTTGGGCGAGGACAAGTCCAGCATCGATACCAGCCTGAAGCTAGTAAAAGAAGTTCCCGGCATTGATGTTTTCATCGACGGCCACAGCCATACCGTACTCGAACACGGCTTGAATGCCGACAACAACACGCTGATTGCCAGCGCCGGTGAATACACCAAATATGTCGGCGTCGTGGATCTGTGGGTAGACGGCGGCAAAGTCGTGAAGAAGGAAGCGAAGCTGGTCGACGAAAAACAGGCTGCAGACATCAAGCCTGATGAAAAAGTCGCCTCTCTCGTGGCTTCCATCCAAAAGGAACAAGAGCCGATCCTGAAGGAAAAAGTCGGCGAAACACCGGTCAAGCTTGAAGGCTCCCGTGAAAAGGCACGCACCAGCGAAACGAACCTCGGCGATCTCTTAGCCGATGCGATGCGCGATGTGAGCAAATCCGATGTTGCCTTGACCAATGGCGGCGGTATCCGCGCCTCCATTGAAGCCGGTACCATTACCAAAGGGGATATCGTAACCGTCCTGCCTTTCGGCAACCAGATCGTACAGCTTAAAGTAACCGGCGAAGATATCGTGGCCGCTCTGGAAAACGGTGTATCCGACTATCCTGATTCCAAAGGCGGCTTCCCGCAAGTATCCGGGGTCAGCTTCAAAATCGACAAGTCCAAGCCAAAGGGAAGCCGCGTGCATTCCGTCATGGTTGGCGACAAAGCGATTGACCTGAAAGCAACATACACACTGGCTACCAACGACTTCATGTCTATTGGCGGCGACGAATACACCATGTTCAGCAAATATCCGCAAGCCGGTATGTACGGTGCGCTGGATGAAGCGCTGATCTCTTATATTCAAAAGGGCGGCAACGTGCCAGCTGAGCCTCAAGGGCGCATCACCGAAGGTGTAGCGCCTGCAGCTCCAGCTCCACAACCTGAGCCAACCAAGCCGGTAACTCCGGCTCCAGCACCAGAACCGGAAAAGCCAACAGCACCCGTAGTGAAGCCGCAGCCTGAGCCGGCAAAACCGGCACCCGTTCCTGCAGCAAGCATATATGTGGTGAAAAAGGGGGACTCCCTTTACTCCATTTCCCTGAAATACGGAACGACCTGGAGAGTCCTGCAAAACCTGAATCATATTAAAAATGCCAGTCTGATCTATCCAGGGCAAACCATCAAGCTGCCAGCTTAA
- a CDS encoding phage portal protein has translation MSYKVILQDKYDLSPLVEAINLRDSLEQVAYQGTVNLIVTPDMPVISPGMAIRISGVPYGKKDYVPLLNPAVVWEVESSNNGNKRMTLTVYDRTIYLDKSEDEYLFPAKQTATQRFKKYASDWNLKIAKLPDTGKDLGRSVYRTQSIYASMFADLRETAKAGGKLYHPRMISSGLELYELGTNKEIYILEHVTDTTQSRTLEGAATKVKVLATTANESGQEVPAKVMAIAEKDIDKYGQLQAIIQDDEVKSNAAAKELANSKLRGISQTISLNAPDINTVRAGDAVMLGGMKLLVISVSRELGEPGGMSLELGTYDDVKRRFYLE, from the coding sequence ATGAGCTATAAAGTGATTTTGCAGGATAAATATGATCTGTCTCCCTTGGTTGAGGCGATCAATCTCCGCGATTCACTCGAACAGGTTGCTTATCAAGGTACGGTTAACCTGATTGTAACGCCGGATATGCCGGTGATAAGTCCAGGCATGGCTATCCGGATCAGCGGGGTTCCTTACGGGAAAAAGGACTATGTTCCTCTGCTTAACCCGGCCGTCGTCTGGGAGGTCGAAAGCTCAAATAACGGAAACAAGCGGATGACGCTGACGGTATATGACCGGACGATTTATCTGGATAAATCCGAGGATGAATATTTGTTTCCGGCCAAACAGACGGCGACGCAGCGCTTTAAAAAGTATGCATCCGATTGGAACTTGAAAATCGCCAAATTGCCGGATACAGGCAAAGATCTGGGGCGTTCGGTTTACCGGACACAGTCCATCTATGCAAGCATGTTTGCTGATCTGAGAGAAACCGCAAAGGCTGGCGGAAAGCTCTATCATCCCCGTATGATCTCGTCCGGGCTGGAATTGTATGAGCTTGGAACGAACAAAGAAATATATATTCTCGAACATGTAACGGATACGACGCAATCCCGCACGCTGGAAGGAGCCGCAACCAAAGTGAAGGTGCTGGCAACGACCGCCAACGAGAGCGGGCAAGAGGTTCCAGCCAAAGTGATGGCGATCGCGGAAAAGGACATCGATAAGTACGGGCAGCTGCAGGCGATTATCCAGGATGATGAAGTAAAGTCGAATGCAGCTGCAAAAGAACTGGCGAATAGCAAGCTGCGCGGGATTTCGCAGACCATATCCCTGAATGCCCCGGATATAAATACGGTACGGGCGGGAGATGCCGTTATGCTGGGCGGGATGAAGCTGCTGGTGATTTCGGTCAGCCGGGAATTGGGAGAGCCGGGAGGCATGTCGCTCGAGCTTGGTACCTATGATGACGTGAAAAGGAGGTTTTACCTTGAATAA
- a CDS encoding DUF2634 domain-containing protein, whose translation MANLFPETVDMVWTDVTEPEALEKNGAIFGRSWRFDFEAGEFVMSPTRKMTVGGDKDAWVIWCEKAIRTPRYRYVIYSRDYGSELEGLIGSSSRALQESEVRRMVTETLLSDARTQSVDQFAFDWEGEACRFSCRITNVHDEMETIESVVI comes from the coding sequence ATGGCTAATCTATTTCCTGAGACGGTGGATATGGTGTGGACGGACGTAACAGAACCAGAAGCACTCGAGAAGAACGGGGCAATTTTCGGGCGAAGCTGGCGCTTTGATTTTGAGGCTGGCGAATTTGTCATGTCGCCGACACGCAAAATGACGGTGGGCGGTGATAAGGACGCTTGGGTCATTTGGTGCGAAAAAGCCATCCGTACGCCGCGGTACCGCTATGTGATTTACTCCCGGGATTACGGCAGCGAACTGGAGGGTCTGATCGGCAGCAGCAGCCGGGCGCTTCAGGAAAGCGAAGTTCGGCGCATGGTTACCGAAACGCTGCTGTCCGATGCAAGGACACAGAGCGTGGATCAGTTTGCCTTTGACTGGGAAGGAGAAGCATGCCGCTTCAGCTGCCGCATTACGAACGTCCATGATGAAATGGAAACAATCGAAAGCGTGGTGATCTAA
- a CDS encoding phage tail tube protein has translation MLDASRVILGTYGQAYIDGVWQTHINKLEASVELEKRELNLVGNDWKVHKNGIKKGTGTMSGYKVTSDMIQRGFTKFDIISKLDDPESFGHERVRLIRCMPDKIQLANWTAGEEVQEETTFTFEGYELVDPIVGD, from the coding sequence ATGTTGGATGCTTCAAGAGTGATTTTGGGGACATATGGCCAGGCCTATATCGATGGGGTGTGGCAGACGCATATTAACAAGCTGGAGGCCAGCGTGGAATTGGAAAAGAGAGAGCTGAATCTGGTCGGCAACGACTGGAAGGTGCACAAAAACGGCATTAAAAAAGGCACCGGGACGATGAGCGGCTACAAAGTGACCTCCGATATGATTCAGCGAGGCTTCACCAAATTCGATATCATTTCCAAGCTGGATGACCCGGAATCATTTGGCCATGAACGCGTGCGCCTCATTCGCTGCATGCCGGACAAAATCCAGCTCGCCAACTGGACAGCCGGTGAAGAGGTGCAGGAGGAGACCACGTTTACCTTTGAGGGCTATGAGCTGGTAGATCCGATTGTCGGAGACTAA
- a CDS encoding ArpU family phage packaging/lysis transcriptional regulator: protein MEKGLPELDRRKTQTAVEALLEKYRIYKTITFEAREASMTASYTERFHGPTNVTSDQTAQIAVHNVDVPATRRAYCEMIESIVERLSEREQLVIRERYLKQDDVFDYKVYNYILDPPVSKDTYTKVRTKAFYKMALALADRGLLMLGELQKRKPG, encoded by the coding sequence ATGGAAAAGGGACTACCGGAACTGGACCGCCGCAAAACGCAAACCGCCGTCGAGGCTTTGCTTGAAAAATACCGTATTTACAAGACCATTACCTTTGAGGCAAGAGAGGCAAGCATGACGGCTTCTTACACGGAACGCTTTCATGGGCCGACGAACGTGACCTCGGATCAGACCGCTCAGATTGCCGTTCATAATGTGGACGTGCCTGCGACAAGAAGAGCGTACTGTGAGATGATTGAGTCGATTGTGGAGCGGCTTAGTGAACGGGAACAGCTGGTCATCCGCGAACGTTATCTGAAGCAGGACGATGTATTCGATTACAAGGTCTACAACTATATTCTGGATCCGCCCGTCAGCAAGGACACGTATACGAAGGTCCGGACCAAGGCCTTTTATAAAATGGCGCTGGCATTGGCGGACAGAGGACTGTTGATGCTGGGGGAGCTGCAGAAGAGGAAGCCGGGATGA
- a CDS encoding ImmA/IrrE family metallo-endopeptidase has translation MDDIIRKLTRKHKTSCPFELASALGIHIRYTDLGTSTKGLYYRKLRRRFIVIHNQLSPEWQRFVCAHELGHDRLHKGINRFFLEEHSYFSPGKLERQANRFAILLLTAGTAFQQEETVQDYCRRNGIPQEMHTFFQPQDNK, from the coding sequence GTGGATGACATCATTCGAAAGTTAACCCGCAAACACAAAACCAGCTGTCCCTTTGAGCTTGCAAGCGCGCTTGGCATACATATCCGCTACACTGATCTTGGCACATCAACCAAGGGGCTGTACTACCGCAAGCTACGAAGACGGTTTATTGTGATACACAACCAGCTTTCTCCCGAATGGCAGCGATTCGTATGTGCGCATGAGCTCGGACACGACAGGCTGCATAAGGGCATCAACCGTTTTTTTCTGGAAGAGCACTCCTATTTTTCACCTGGCAAGCTCGAACGGCAGGCCAACCGTTTCGCCATTCTCCTGTTGACGGCGGGAACAGCTTTTCAACAGGAAGAGACTGTGCAGGATTACTGCAGGCGTAATGGTATCCCGCAGGAAATGCATACTTTTTTTCAACCACAGGATAATAAATGA
- a CDS encoding LysM peptidoglycan-binding domain-containing protein — MEFILINGKGEKFTFPVNPEEVSISRQKGFDTTTILSYGEFDFPQGDKVKEISFASFFPKEFDESFCQGSEQDLPDPQIAMNTLNEFLSLKAPLRFIITETAVNVPVFVSSHQSTFRGGELGDVYFDITLRTWREMKVAKTAASSTGQSATAVNKKPRVDMKQKNKSYIVKSGDSLSKIAKLELGNSSDWQKIYQLNKKIIGSNPSAIKPGQKLVLP; from the coding sequence ATGGAATTTATTCTAATCAACGGCAAGGGGGAGAAGTTCACTTTTCCGGTAAACCCGGAAGAGGTATCGATCTCGCGGCAGAAGGGCTTCGATACGACAACGATCCTATCGTATGGGGAATTCGATTTCCCTCAGGGAGATAAAGTGAAGGAAATTTCCTTCGCTTCTTTTTTTCCTAAAGAGTTCGATGAATCTTTCTGCCAGGGAAGCGAGCAGGATCTACCGGACCCGCAAATTGCGATGAACACACTGAATGAATTTTTATCATTAAAAGCACCTCTGCGATTTATCATCACGGAGACGGCCGTGAATGTTCCCGTATTTGTATCCTCTCATCAGTCGACTTTTCGCGGCGGCGAACTGGGAGATGTTTATTTTGACATTACGCTTCGGACCTGGAGGGAAATGAAGGTAGCCAAAACGGCGGCCAGCAGTACTGGCCAATCTGCGACAGCGGTTAATAAGAAACCACGTGTGGATATGAAGCAAAAGAACAAGAGCTATATAGTCAAATCGGGTGATTCGCTATCCAAAATAGCCAAGCTGGAGCTCGGGAACAGCTCAGATTGGCAGAAAATATATCAATTGAACAAAAAGATAATCGGCAGCAATCCAAGTGCTATTAAACCCGGGCAGAAGCTGGTGCTACCATGA
- a CDS encoding phage tail protein yields MASNTPNLGLLKKDPATDGNDTFNVKTMLNENWDKIDEAVGNIKVNVPDASTTQKGIVQLSNATNSELESTAATSKAIKNITDEMNKRLPMSGGNITNNLTIQSNQVIHSGNILSYIPTVDTGDQVGRMFYVDGSAGIDTPGRGSENTPCRTISFCLSQIKKHLIGNVTIAIRAGIYSESMIDISGFDGPYKLEFRPWYPNTNLSVDITGYIKILGCTVWNISFYGLKFAQCIDSRDYSSSRVNITSCQFYSTFQYGIIFTGQGLDVSFTNFVNKPVCISMMSGFLVFSSNNTGSNNTTGISAENGAIVTIRGTIDIGAITTFKATGGAQIFNTPYGVIRTS; encoded by the coding sequence ATGGCGAGCAATACACCGAATCTGGGGCTGTTGAAGAAAGACCCGGCAACAGATGGGAACGATACTTTTAATGTTAAGACGATGCTGAATGAAAACTGGGATAAGATTGACGAGGCTGTAGGGAATATTAAGGTTAATGTACCAGATGCGAGTACTACTCAGAAGGGAATTGTGCAGCTGTCGAATGCGACGAACAGTGAATTGGAATCAACGGCTGCTACATCAAAAGCAATTAAAAATATTACAGATGAGATGAATAAAAGGTTACCAATGAGTGGAGGGAATATAACTAATAACCTAACTATTCAATCTAACCAGGTTATCCACTCTGGTAACATATTATCTTATATCCCAACTGTTGATACAGGAGACCAAGTAGGAAGAATGTTTTATGTGGATGGATCGGCAGGGATAGATACACCTGGGCGCGGATCTGAGAATACACCCTGTAGAACAATAAGTTTCTGTTTATCGCAAATAAAAAAGCATCTTATTGGAAATGTAACTATAGCTATTAGGGCAGGAATTTACTCAGAGAGCATGATTGATATCAGTGGATTTGATGGTCCATATAAATTAGAATTTCGTCCATGGTATCCAAATACTAATTTATCAGTAGATATTACAGGGTATATTAAAATATTAGGTTGTACAGTATGGAATATTTCGTTTTACGGATTGAAGTTTGCGCAATGTATAGATTCAAGAGATTATTCTTCATCAAGAGTAAATATTACGAGTTGTCAATTTTATTCAACATTCCAATATGGCATTATTTTTACTGGCCAAGGACTGGATGTATCATTTACCAACTTTGTTAATAAACCTGTTTGTATTAGCATGATGTCTGGGTTTTTGGTGTTTTCTTCAAATAATACAGGTTCCAATAATACCACAGGGATTTCGGCAGAAAATGGAGCGATTGTAACCATCAGGGGTACAATTGATATTGGAGCTATCACAACATTTAAGGCAACTGGAGGAGCGCAGATTTTTAATACACCATATGGAGTAATAAGAACTAGTTAA